A region of Candidatus Krumholzibacteriia bacterium DNA encodes the following proteins:
- a CDS encoding ATP-binding cassette domain-containing protein, translating into MIEVHDVSVELPGRPQPVLDGVSFRLQAGERVALLGGNGSGKTTLARLLNGTVLPSRGRVLVHGFDTRDPSARFEVRRHVGLLFQDPDHQFVTTTVEREIAFGLENLNEPTPRMHAAVRGALEDFDLRGREQAPPHEMSGGEKARLALACVWVMGPSALVLDETDCLLDRRSTERLWRQVDDLPADTALLRVTTDAELAASSPRVLVLHEGRLVAEGPPDAVFAHLPPEVVARVGLPLVWRLAEELVRAGRLHRATVSLDRVLTGLGVPGPGGGAA; encoded by the coding sequence ATGATCGAAGTGCACGACGTGAGCGTCGAGCTCCCGGGTCGGCCGCAGCCGGTCCTGGACGGCGTCAGCTTCCGGCTGCAAGCAGGGGAGCGCGTGGCGCTCCTCGGCGGCAACGGCAGCGGCAAGACGACCCTGGCGCGCTTGCTCAACGGCACGGTGCTGCCGAGCCGGGGGCGCGTGCTGGTGCACGGTTTCGACACCCGTGATCCCAGCGCCCGCTTCGAGGTGCGCCGCCACGTCGGGCTCCTCTTCCAGGATCCGGATCACCAATTCGTCACCACGACGGTGGAGCGCGAGATCGCCTTCGGCCTGGAGAACCTGAACGAGCCCACCCCGCGCATGCATGCAGCGGTGCGCGGCGCCCTGGAGGATTTCGATCTGCGCGGGCGGGAGCAGGCGCCGCCGCACGAGATGTCCGGCGGCGAAAAGGCCCGCTTGGCGCTGGCCTGCGTCTGGGTCATGGGCCCGAGCGCGCTCGTCCTGGACGAAACGGATTGTCTCCTCGACCGGCGCAGCACCGAACGCCTCTGGCGCCAGGTCGACGACCTGCCGGCAGACACGGCATTGCTGCGCGTGACCACCGATGCGGAGTTGGCCGCCTCCAGCCCTCGGGTTCTCGTTCTCCACGAAGGCCGGTTGGTGGCGGAGGGCCCCCCGGATGCGGTCTTCGCCCACCTGCCGCCGGAGGTGGTGGCGCGCGTCGGCCTGCCGCTCGTCTGGCGTTTGGCAGAAGAACTGGTGCGCGCCGGCCGCTTGCACCGCGCCACGGTTTCCTTGGATCGCGTGCTGACCGGTCTCGGCGTGCCGGGCCCCGGGGGAGGTGCGGCGTGA
- a CDS encoding DUF4153 domain-containing protein, which yields MRLISLQEAAARARETLVRFPLVLFAACVAAGYALALVGHSGDDTLRLRGLLAALLGLPLLTAVATTGERAGWRRATRTLVGLTALLLPVGFWWASGTWTETTRTLRFAQLSVALHLLAATLPYLGTTAQRGFWQYNRIQFLRFLTAALFAGVLFGGLAIALLAIDNLFGVRVDEDWYARMWIVIGLVFHPWFFLGGLPRDLNALEAREDYPGGIKVFAQFILIPVVTVYLMILTAYLVRVLVTRTWPSGWIGYLVSSVAAAGTLALLLVHPVRERSDSRWVDNYGRWFYVALLPSIAMLLMAIWLRVDQYGLTEPRYFLTIVALWLAGIALYYGFTGSRNIRVIPTTLGALALLTFVGPWSAYSVSRLSQLTRLRHLLRGHEMLTESRLQPPAGEVGFEARREMSAVLRYLIDTHGASSLGRIAAALRQAAEVALRADAPARATDHPAAHAVMDRIGVAYVERWQETPEGQVSYFADLSQQAVPLDGYEWLGRLDLVARVDLPLGPDTLAFAPQTAPSRTVVSLRGRPILEISHDSLLVQARTAMTTTPAGGKGRPLPLTIDAEGEGLRLRLLVSAVSGRGAGATAELHSSDALVLLRLSPEPR from the coding sequence GTGCGGCTGATTTCCCTGCAGGAGGCGGCGGCACGGGCGCGGGAAACGCTCGTACGTTTCCCGTTGGTGCTCTTCGCCGCGTGCGTGGCGGCCGGGTACGCGCTGGCGCTGGTCGGTCATTCCGGGGACGATACGCTGCGCCTACGCGGGCTGCTGGCGGCGCTCCTCGGACTCCCCTTGCTCACCGCGGTCGCGACGACCGGGGAGCGCGCTGGTTGGCGGCGGGCGACGCGCACGCTGGTCGGGCTCACGGCGCTCCTGCTCCCCGTGGGCTTCTGGTGGGCTTCCGGCACCTGGACGGAGACGACCCGCACCCTTCGCTTCGCTCAGCTGAGCGTGGCGCTGCACCTGCTGGCGGCCACGCTGCCTTACCTCGGCACCACGGCGCAGCGTGGCTTCTGGCAGTACAATCGCATCCAGTTCCTACGCTTCTTGACCGCCGCCTTGTTCGCCGGCGTCCTCTTCGGCGGCCTCGCCATCGCCTTGCTCGCCATCGACAACCTTTTCGGTGTCCGTGTCGATGAGGACTGGTACGCCCGGATGTGGATTGTGATTGGCCTCGTCTTCCATCCTTGGTTCTTCTTGGGAGGCTTGCCTCGCGACCTGAATGCGCTCGAGGCGCGCGAGGATTATCCCGGGGGCATCAAGGTTTTCGCTCAGTTCATCCTGATTCCCGTCGTGACCGTGTATCTCATGATTCTCACCGCCTACCTCGTGCGCGTCCTGGTCACACGGACCTGGCCGAGCGGTTGGATCGGCTACCTCGTCTCCAGCGTGGCGGCTGCCGGCACGCTGGCGCTCTTGCTGGTGCATCCCGTGCGCGAGCGCTCCGACAGCCGCTGGGTGGACAACTACGGCCGCTGGTTCTATGTGGCGCTGCTGCCCTCCATCGCCATGTTGCTCATGGCCATCTGGCTGCGCGTCGATCAATACGGGCTGACCGAGCCGCGCTATTTCCTCACCATCGTGGCGCTGTGGTTGGCAGGGATCGCGCTCTACTACGGCTTCACCGGCTCACGCAACATTCGCGTCATCCCTACGACCCTCGGCGCGCTGGCGCTGCTGACCTTCGTCGGTCCTTGGTCCGCGTACTCGGTCTCGCGGCTCAGTCAACTCACCCGTTTGCGCCATCTCCTCCGCGGCCACGAGATGCTGACGGAGTCCCGTCTGCAACCGCCGGCGGGCGAGGTCGGCTTCGAGGCTCGCCGCGAGATGAGCGCCGTGCTCCGCTACCTCATCGACACGCACGGCGCGAGCTCCCTCGGGCGCATCGCGGCCGCGCTGCGCCAGGCGGCGGAGGTTGCTCTGCGCGCGGATGCGCCCGCACGCGCCACCGATCATCCGGCGGCACACGCCGTCATGGACCGGATAGGCGTGGCCTACGTGGAACGCTGGCAGGAGACTCCGGAGGGTCAGGTGTCGTACTTCGCCGACTTGAGCCAGCAGGCCGTCCCTCTCGACGGGTACGAGTGGCTGGGGCGCCTCGACCTCGTGGCCCGAGTCGACCTGCCGCTGGGGCCGGACACTCTGGCCTTCGCGCCCCAGACGGCGCCGTCACGCACCGTCGTGTCCCTGCGCGGGCGGCCCATTCTGGAGATCTCCCACGATTCGCTGCTCGTGCAGGCGAGGACGGCCATGACGACGACCCCGGCGGGAGGAAAAGGTCGGCCACTCCCACTGACGATCGATGCCGAAGGCGAGGGCTTGCGCTTGCGCTTGCTCGTGAGCGCGGTGTCGGGTCGCGGTGCCGGAGCGACGGCGGAGCTTCACTCCAGCGATGCACTGGTGCTGCTCCGGCTGAGCCCGGAACCGCGCTGA
- a CDS encoding DedA family protein — MHHILETLGHFVVTVISTLGYAGVVVCMAIESACIPLPSEIIMPFSGYLVFTGRFSLWWVSVAGAFGCVVGSVAAYYLGAYAGRGFIERYGRFVLVTRHDLDLADRWFAKYGHAAIFVSRLLPVVRTFISFPAGVARMPMLPFLLYTFLGSLPFCALLAWVGKVLGENWNTLRKYFHGADLVIGALLLAGAIYWVWRHVTILRKEARERRP; from the coding sequence ATGCATCACATCCTCGAGACCCTCGGCCACTTCGTGGTCACGGTGATCTCGACGCTGGGCTACGCCGGCGTCGTGGTTTGCATGGCGATCGAGAGCGCCTGCATCCCGCTGCCGAGCGAGATCATCATGCCCTTCTCGGGCTACCTCGTCTTCACCGGTCGTTTCTCGCTCTGGTGGGTCTCCGTGGCCGGGGCTTTCGGCTGCGTGGTGGGGTCGGTGGCCGCCTACTACCTGGGAGCCTATGCCGGCCGCGGCTTCATCGAACGCTACGGCCGCTTCGTCCTGGTGACGCGGCACGACCTGGATCTGGCCGACCGCTGGTTCGCCAAGTACGGCCACGCGGCGATCTTCGTCAGCCGCCTCCTGCCGGTGGTGCGCACCTTCATTTCCTTCCCCGCCGGCGTGGCGCGCATGCCCATGCTGCCCTTCCTCCTCTATACCTTCCTGGGCTCCCTGCCCTTCTGCGCCCTCCTCGCCTGGGTGGGGAAGGTTCTGGGCGAGAACTGGAATACGCTGCGCAAATACTTCCACGGCGCCGACCTGGTGATCGGCGCCCTTCTCCTTGCCGGCGCTATCTACTGGGTGTGGCGGCACGTGACGATCCTGCGCAAGGAAGCGCGGGAGAGGCGGCCCTGA
- the pyrR gene encoding bifunctional pyr operon transcriptional regulator/uracil phosphoribosyltransferase PyrR, which produces MDAEQMQRAVQRIAHEIIERNGGSDSLVIVGIQRRGVQLAERIAAAIVRFEHCNLPVGTLDITLYRDDLTTLGPQPRVGETRIPVDIHERNVVLVDDVLYTGRTVRAALDELMMDFGRARSIQLAVLVDRGHRELPIRADYVGKNVPTSKREIIKVQVREIDGTDQVLVGEMKT; this is translated from the coding sequence ATGGACGCCGAACAGATGCAACGGGCCGTGCAACGCATCGCCCACGAGATCATCGAGCGCAACGGCGGCTCGGACAGCCTGGTCATCGTCGGCATCCAGCGCCGCGGCGTGCAGCTGGCCGAACGCATCGCTGCCGCCATCGTGCGCTTCGAACACTGCAACCTCCCGGTCGGAACGCTGGACATCACCCTGTATCGCGACGATCTGACCACGCTCGGCCCGCAGCCCCGGGTGGGCGAGACCCGCATCCCCGTGGACATCCACGAGCGCAACGTGGTCCTGGTGGACGACGTCCTCTACACCGGGCGCACCGTACGCGCCGCCCTGGACGAGCTGATGATGGACTTCGGCCGGGCGCGCTCGATCCAGCTCGCCGTCCTCGTCGACCGCGGGCACCGGGAGCTGCCCATCCGCGCCGATTACGTGGGCAAGAACGTGCCGACCTCGAAGCGCGAGATCATCAAGGTCCAGGTGCGGGAGATCGACGGCACCGACCAGGTTCTCGTGGGGGAGATGAAGACATGA
- a CDS encoding tetratricopeptide repeat protein, producing MHDAPRPRRPRARRALAPLLAFALGGCAYFNTFYNANKLFEDAESIRTAKGSSAEKAAAQYDACIKKCHDLLRYHSKSKYVDDALYMIGVSHFHRAEYVQAQGSLRDLLDRFPNTKFAEGAWFHLGLASLAQGDAAGAAAAFENLERNYPNSPYRVEAAYRAAEAVLDAKDSESTRQALRQFIQENPHSRHVSAARLRIADTYYDDLHFPEARAEYQQALTLELTEEQRFEAELQISLTKRDEAELILADPALYTEQDLPSGLRVQMQEALADTAAAPSSAAATALPESLQAQRQQAMSLLAEAEVELERLRKRATKFNADPLLRIERAVTLAWLGKPEEALADLDQVARTDPRGETGSRAQYEIGEIHRRFGRWSKAQESYDLAQRGQGTSASPIVERAKKKSAAIRARTAAMEQLRPAAEVQRRWRVSRGLEPPRQGEADPRSGPDSLRSLVEIETRFEDLAGHLLRVAEIDLFELEQPWLALRECQQLLADYPRSGSAPRAALGIGWIYDRYLSEPGLAIGAYDRVTQEYPGSPQAQRAADFAAALRNPGAAVPDASGVLPEARGEAFTDTAGASVFSPGDSTAAAPGDTTAAPVDTTSAAAPVDSTAAAAKDTTSAAPPDTSLSP from the coding sequence ATGCACGACGCCCCCCGGCCGCGCCGCCCGCGAGCCCGCCGCGCCCTGGCGCCCCTCCTGGCCTTCGCCCTCGGCGGTTGCGCCTACTTCAACACCTTTTACAACGCCAACAAGCTCTTCGAGGATGCGGAGAGCATCCGCACCGCGAAGGGGAGTTCCGCCGAGAAGGCGGCGGCCCAGTACGACGCGTGCATCAAGAAGTGCCACGATCTGCTGCGCTACCACTCGAAGAGCAAGTACGTGGATGACGCCCTCTACATGATCGGTGTCAGCCATTTCCATCGCGCCGAGTACGTGCAGGCGCAAGGCTCGCTGCGCGATCTCCTGGATCGCTTCCCCAACACGAAGTTCGCCGAAGGCGCCTGGTTCCATCTCGGCCTGGCGTCGCTGGCGCAGGGCGATGCCGCCGGGGCCGCCGCCGCCTTCGAGAATCTGGAGCGCAACTATCCCAACAGCCCCTACCGCGTCGAGGCGGCTTACCGCGCGGCGGAAGCGGTGCTCGACGCCAAGGACAGCGAGAGCACGCGGCAAGCCTTGCGGCAGTTCATCCAGGAGAATCCGCATAGCCGCCACGTGAGTGCGGCGCGGTTGCGCATCGCGGACACGTATTACGACGACCTGCATTTCCCGGAGGCGCGGGCGGAATACCAGCAGGCCCTGACGCTCGAGCTCACCGAGGAACAGCGCTTCGAGGCGGAGCTGCAGATCTCGCTCACCAAACGCGACGAGGCGGAGCTGATTCTCGCCGATCCGGCTCTGTACACCGAGCAGGACCTGCCCTCGGGACTGCGGGTGCAGATGCAGGAGGCGCTGGCGGACACCGCCGCGGCGCCGTCGTCGGCTGCGGCCACCGCCCTGCCGGAATCGTTGCAGGCGCAGCGGCAGCAGGCGATGAGCTTGCTCGCCGAGGCGGAGGTCGAACTCGAGCGCCTGCGCAAGCGGGCGACGAAGTTCAACGCCGATCCACTCCTCCGCATCGAGCGCGCCGTGACCCTGGCCTGGCTCGGCAAGCCCGAGGAAGCTCTGGCGGACCTGGATCAGGTGGCGCGCACCGACCCGCGCGGCGAAACCGGTTCGCGAGCGCAGTACGAGATCGGCGAGATCCACCGTCGCTTCGGGCGCTGGAGCAAGGCGCAGGAATCCTACGATCTGGCCCAGCGCGGTCAGGGGACGAGCGCGAGCCCGATCGTCGAGCGCGCCAAGAAGAAGAGCGCCGCCATTCGGGCGCGCACGGCGGCCATGGAGCAGCTGCGCCCGGCGGCGGAGGTGCAGCGTCGCTGGCGCGTTTCCCGGGGGCTGGAGCCGCCACGTCAGGGCGAGGCGGATCCGCGCTCCGGACCGGACTCGCTACGCAGCCTGGTGGAGATCGAAACACGCTTCGAAGACCTGGCGGGACACCTGCTGCGTGTGGCCGAGATCGACCTCTTCGAGCTGGAGCAGCCCTGGCTGGCGCTGCGCGAGTGCCAGCAGCTCCTGGCGGACTACCCGCGCAGCGGTTCGGCCCCGAGAGCGGCTCTCGGGATCGGCTGGATCTACGACCGCTACCTCTCCGAGCCGGGTCTGGCCATCGGCGCCTATGACCGGGTGACGCAAGAGTACCCCGGGTCGCCGCAGGCGCAGCGCGCCGCGGATTTCGCCGCCGCCCTGCGCAACCCGGGAGCGGCGGTGCCCGACGCGAGCGGTGTCCTGCCGGAGGCGAGGGGGGAAGCGTTCACCGACACGGCGGGAGCTTCGGTATTCTCTCCCGGCGACAGCACGGCAGCAGCCCCCGGTGACACGACCGCAGCTCCGGTCGACACCACGAGCGCCGCCGCGCCCGTCGATAGCACGGCCGCCGCAGCGAAGGACACCACCTCCGCGGCGCCTCCCGACACCTCGCTCTCGCCCTGA
- a CDS encoding ATP-binding cassette domain-containing protein yields MRSDPELLLQLRAVEVAYDAGLPEKNLALRGVSFDLHHADRLGLMGRAGSGKTTLLHVCARLVEANAGSVHAPQQREPSLVFQFPEHQLFAETVAEDVGYGLRQGGVAPGEIRTRVEQALEDVGLAAAEFAARPPFHLSGGEKRRVALAGALAQQRGLVLLDEPTLGLDAEGIERLRAILERMHARGVAYCVASHDADFVAATCTRLVVLDAGRVVFQGPTEEFWGDPQLVETCGVRLPRTAALAQTLRGYGVLGLPPQPDLRRIAAALLALWHRPGAHS; encoded by the coding sequence GTGAGGTCCGACCCGGAGCTGCTCCTGCAGCTGCGCGCCGTCGAGGTCGCCTATGACGCGGGGCTGCCGGAGAAGAACCTGGCGCTCCGTGGCGTCAGCTTCGACCTGCACCACGCCGATCGTCTCGGGCTCATGGGACGCGCCGGGTCCGGCAAGACCACCTTGCTGCACGTGTGCGCGCGCCTGGTGGAAGCCAACGCCGGGAGCGTGCACGCACCGCAGCAGCGCGAGCCGAGTCTGGTCTTTCAGTTCCCGGAGCACCAGCTCTTCGCGGAGACCGTGGCGGAGGACGTGGGCTACGGCCTGCGGCAAGGCGGGGTAGCTCCCGGCGAGATCCGGACCCGGGTGGAACAGGCGCTCGAGGATGTCGGCCTGGCCGCAGCCGAGTTCGCCGCCCGCCCGCCATTTCATCTGAGCGGGGGGGAGAAGCGGCGCGTCGCCCTGGCCGGGGCGCTGGCGCAGCAACGCGGTCTCGTGCTCCTCGACGAACCGACCCTCGGTCTCGACGCGGAGGGAATCGAGCGTCTCCGTGCCATCCTCGAACGCATGCACGCCCGCGGCGTGGCCTACTGCGTCGCCTCCCACGATGCCGACTTCGTGGCCGCCACCTGCACGCGCCTCGTGGTGCTCGACGCCGGGCGCGTGGTGTTCCAGGGACCGACCGAAGAGTTCTGGGGCGACCCCCAGCTGGTGGAAACCTGCGGCGTGCGCCTGCCGCGCACCGCCGCATTGGCGCAGACCTTGCGCGGTTACGGCGTCCTGGGCCTGCCGCCGCAGCCCGATCTGCGTCGCATCGCCGCCGCACTCCTCGCCCTCTGGCATCGTCCCGGAGCGCACTCCTGA
- a CDS encoding tetratricopeptide repeat protein, producing MARHFQAMHSARWGVLCACWAGGMLLSGCAGPRPQVPPPPGEPPVQEQPPTEQPPPAPGDAEVQLAFEQATASLGAGRYSEAIPRLYDVLEHRPSHTVARYNLGVALQRVRQWQEALKVLTAEGTDEVRKRGLAANVEVPEDADADYVHALGTVFQELRRFDEAIACFDAAIAQDAKHLKSRYARALCLQLRGDLKQARTAWRDYLARDPDSSWTESARKHLAEVESRLSTQPR from the coding sequence ATGGCGCGGCACTTCCAGGCCATGCACAGCGCGCGATGGGGTGTGCTCTGCGCCTGCTGGGCGGGGGGCATGCTGCTCTCGGGCTGTGCGGGCCCGCGTCCGCAGGTCCCGCCTCCCCCCGGCGAACCGCCGGTGCAGGAGCAGCCCCCGACCGAGCAACCGCCGCCGGCGCCGGGGGACGCGGAGGTGCAACTCGCCTTCGAGCAGGCCACCGCGTCGCTGGGGGCAGGTCGTTACAGCGAAGCGATCCCGCGCCTCTACGATGTCCTCGAGCACCGCCCGAGCCACACGGTGGCGCGCTACAACCTGGGTGTGGCGCTGCAAAGGGTCCGCCAGTGGCAGGAGGCCCTGAAGGTCCTCACCGCCGAGGGCACCGACGAGGTCCGGAAGCGCGGTCTCGCGGCGAACGTGGAAGTGCCCGAGGATGCTGACGCCGATTACGTGCACGCCCTCGGCACGGTGTTCCAGGAGCTGCGGCGCTTCGACGAGGCCATCGCCTGTTTCGATGCCGCCATCGCCCAGGACGCGAAGCACCTCAAGTCGCGCTATGCTCGGGCTCTTTGCCTGCAGCTCCGGGGCGATCTCAAGCAGGCCCGCACTGCCTGGCGCGATTACCTCGCCCGCGATCCAGACAGCTCCTGGACCGAAAGTGCCCGCAAGCACCTGGCAGAGGTCGAGTCCCGCCTTTCCACCCAGCCTCGCTGA
- a CDS encoding dihydroorotase → MHLESETLPGEYVLSGAILLDPESRRQGPGEIWIRDGGIVEVVFAGQSSAAATVPRVPCRGLALAPGFVDPHVHFREPGQEYKEDIESGSRAAAAGGFTSVIMMPNTLPPLDHAGVVQTVLRRGREVGHCDVHAAGALTLGRAGQELAEYEDLRQAGVVALTDDGSPVESAALMRHALEHAAMLGLVVIAHSEEKSLAHGRHMHEGTWSTQLGIPGIPAACEEIGVARDVLLARETGAPLHVAHVSTRGAVDILRLAKHTWKVDVTAEATPHHLELTDRELVGYSANFKMNPPLRSESDRQAVLEGLADGSIDMLATDHAPHAPDEKELEFDRAPVGVIGLETAFAVAHTGLVSSGRLQLLDLVQRMSLAPARRFGLEAGRLVAGAPASFALIDPEARWLVGAESLRSRARNSPFLGRTLRGRVQATIYRGRLVHRAPEPTPSLARGG, encoded by the coding sequence ATGCACCTGGAGAGCGAAACGCTGCCGGGGGAATACGTGCTGAGCGGTGCCATCCTGCTCGATCCGGAGAGCCGGCGGCAGGGGCCAGGCGAGATCTGGATCCGTGACGGCGGGATCGTCGAAGTCGTCTTCGCTGGCCAGAGCAGCGCCGCCGCGACGGTGCCGCGAGTGCCTTGCCGCGGCTTGGCTCTCGCCCCGGGTTTCGTCGATCCGCACGTACACTTCCGCGAGCCTGGACAGGAATACAAGGAAGACATCGAGTCGGGCAGTCGCGCCGCCGCGGCGGGCGGTTTCACCAGCGTGATCATGATGCCCAACACGCTGCCGCCCCTGGATCATGCCGGCGTGGTGCAGACGGTGTTGCGTCGCGGCCGTGAGGTCGGCCACTGCGACGTGCACGCCGCCGGGGCCCTGACGCTCGGGCGTGCCGGGCAGGAACTGGCGGAGTACGAGGACTTGCGGCAGGCCGGCGTGGTCGCCCTCACCGATGACGGCAGCCCGGTGGAGAGTGCTGCGCTCATGCGTCACGCCTTGGAGCACGCCGCCATGCTGGGCCTGGTGGTCATCGCCCACTCCGAGGAGAAGTCCTTGGCCCATGGCCGCCACATGCACGAGGGCACCTGGTCGACGCAGCTCGGCATTCCCGGCATCCCCGCCGCGTGCGAGGAAATCGGCGTGGCCCGCGACGTCCTGCTGGCGCGGGAGACCGGTGCGCCGCTGCACGTCGCGCACGTGTCGACCCGCGGCGCCGTGGACATCCTGCGGCTCGCCAAACACACCTGGAAGGTCGACGTCACCGCCGAAGCCACGCCCCATCACCTGGAGCTCACCGACCGCGAGCTGGTGGGTTATTCGGCCAACTTCAAGATGAACCCGCCACTGCGGAGCGAATCGGACCGGCAGGCAGTGCTCGAAGGCCTCGCCGACGGCAGCATCGACATGCTCGCCACCGATCACGCCCCGCACGCTCCGGACGAGAAGGAGCTGGAGTTCGATCGTGCCCCAGTGGGCGTGATCGGTCTGGAGACGGCATTCGCCGTGGCTCACACCGGTCTCGTGAGCAGCGGGCGCCTGCAGCTCCTCGATCTGGTGCAGAGAATGAGTCTGGCACCGGCTCGCCGCTTCGGTCTGGAGGCAGGGCGGCTCGTGGCCGGCGCACCGGCCAGCTTCGCCCTCATCGATCCCGAAGCACGCTGGTTGGTGGGGGCGGAATCCTTGCGCTCCCGGGCGCGGAATTCGCCCTTCCTCGGGCGGACGCTGCGAGGCCGCGTCCAGGCCACCATCTACCGCGGCCGGCTGGTGCATCGGGCGCCGGAGCCCACGCCGTCGCTGGCCCGGGGCGGTTGA
- a CDS encoding aspartate carbamoyltransferase catalytic subunit codes for MIPPRKHLLGLEGMDAREIHGILDLASSFEEILERPVKKVPTLRGRTIVNAFFEPSTRTRVSFELAQKRLSADVVNISSSGSSLSKGETLRDTVANLEAMKIDMLIVRHGTSGVPHMLAEHTVASVVNAGDGQHEHPTQGLLDLYTMRARLGDLAGRRVTIVGDIAHSRVARSNLWGLRALGAHVTVCGPRSMMPKSVEDLGVQVEYDLRRAVRDADAINVLRIQFERHGTPNFPSPREYMRLFGISNEVLRGTQPECFVMHPGPMNRGVEIASDVADGSRQVILQQVTNGVAVRMAVCYLFAGGAGPAAEESERAGGEAAAATGTARRLHATSA; via the coding sequence ATGATCCCACCGCGCAAGCATCTGCTCGGCCTGGAAGGCATGGACGCCCGGGAGATCCACGGGATCCTCGACCTGGCCAGCAGCTTCGAAGAAATCCTCGAACGCCCAGTGAAGAAGGTGCCGACCCTGCGCGGCCGCACCATCGTCAATGCCTTCTTCGAGCCCTCCACCCGCACCCGCGTCAGCTTCGAGCTGGCGCAGAAGCGCCTCTCTGCCGACGTGGTGAACATCTCCAGCAGCGGCAGCAGCCTCTCCAAAGGGGAGACGTTGCGGGACACGGTGGCCAACCTCGAGGCGATGAAGATCGACATGCTCATCGTGCGGCACGGCACCTCCGGGGTCCCGCACATGCTCGCCGAGCACACGGTGGCCTCGGTGGTGAATGCCGGGGACGGCCAGCACGAGCACCCGACGCAAGGACTGCTCGACCTCTATACGATGCGCGCGCGTCTGGGCGACCTGGCGGGCCGCCGGGTCACCATCGTCGGCGACATCGCCCACAGCCGGGTGGCGCGCTCCAACCTCTGGGGCCTGCGGGCGCTGGGGGCGCACGTCACCGTCTGCGGGCCGCGTTCGATGATGCCGAAGAGCGTCGAGGATCTGGGCGTGCAGGTGGAGTACGACCTGCGCCGGGCGGTGCGCGACGCCGATGCCATCAACGTGCTCCGCATCCAGTTCGAGCGCCACGGCACGCCGAACTTCCCGAGCCCGCGGGAGTACATGCGCCTCTTCGGGATCAGCAACGAGGTCCTGCGCGGGACCCAACCGGAGTGCTTCGTCATGCACCCGGGGCCGATGAACCGGGGAGTCGAGATCGCCTCCGACGTGGCCGATGGGTCGCGCCAGGTGATCCTGCAGCAGGTCACCAACGGCGTCGCCGTGCGCATGGCGGTGTGCTACCTCTTCGCGGGCGGCGCCGGCCCGGCGGCAGAGGAGAGCGAGCGCGCGGGCGGCGAGGCGGCGGCGGCCACGGGGACAGCGCGGCGCCTGCACGCCACCAGCGCCTAG